The following are from one region of the Paenibacillus protaetiae genome:
- a CDS encoding IclR family transcriptional regulator translates to MRVELLCTGVQLMSVISKAIVILDYLVPQGSEKEISVTELSRELDMPVQSVHRILNSLSEHGFVSQNNKTKKYKLGLSIMKYGFLMWDSLMLRSIARPFMEELLRQTKETIYLSARENTEGVYIDCIESPQILRISEPIGLRLPLYIGASNRAILAHMPRSARDTILEQADWSSIPSLKPLSREVIEADLEQTQKLGYAISNGEATDGTTGIGAPIFSFENTVIGSLNCSGPSIRFTPEKIEKYSYFVKKYAEQISKELGYRSLYRVRD, encoded by the coding sequence ATGCGAGTTGAACTATTGTGCACGGGGGTGCAGCTCATGTCCGTCATCTCGAAAGCAATTGTTATACTGGATTATTTAGTCCCGCAAGGCAGTGAGAAGGAAATCAGCGTCACGGAGCTAAGCAGAGAGCTGGATATGCCCGTCCAAAGTGTTCACCGGATATTAAATTCGTTATCCGAGCATGGCTTTGTTTCGCAAAATAATAAAACGAAAAAATATAAGCTTGGATTATCTATTATGAAATACGGTTTTCTGATGTGGGACAGCTTAATGCTGCGATCCATCGCCCGGCCGTTTATGGAGGAACTGCTTCGCCAGACGAAGGAAACCATTTATTTGTCCGCCCGTGAAAATACCGAAGGCGTCTATATTGATTGTATCGAATCGCCGCAAATTTTAAGAATTTCCGAGCCGATTGGACTTCGGCTTCCGCTGTATATCGGTGCCTCCAACCGGGCGATACTCGCTCATATGCCGCGCAGCGCCAGGGATACGATTCTGGAGCAGGCCGACTGGTCCAGCATTCCTTCCCTAAAGCCGTTGTCGCGCGAGGTTATCGAAGCTGATCTGGAGCAAACGCAGAAGCTTGGTTATGCCATATCTAACGGCGAAGCTACGGACGGCACGACAGGGATTGGAGCTCCGATCTTTTCATTTGAGAATACTGTAATCGGCTCTTTGAACTGTTCCGGCCCATCCATTCGGTTTACACCGGAAAAAATTGAGAAGTACAGCTATTTCGTCAAAAAATACGCCGAACAGATTTCCAAAGAGTTGGGTTACCGGAGCCTGTACCGCGTACGGGATTAA
- a CDS encoding primary-amine oxidase — translation MTHLITLANHPLEPLSKEEITAAVHILKEQKKLTGADRFVSVSLKEPKKETVVGFDGTQPFEREAFIIILNNKENATYEAVVSLNKQQVVSWEHIPGVQPTIMLDEQSECETAVRQSPLFIEALERLGIETPELVMVDLWSPGNWGTEEDQERRLARPLCFLRSDEKDNGYARPLPLVPIVDLNSMEVLRVEEYEYTKLPTKSFNYTPDRVGELRTGIKPVEITQPEGPSFTVNGHEVEWQNWKFRIGFNSREGLTLHTISYLDEGRERPIMYRAALSEMVVPYGDPGPIQNRKNAFDSGEYGIGQLANSLELGCDCVGYIRYFDGVMTDSKGDLFVIKNAICMHEEDFGILWKHTDWRTNEVEVRRSRRLVISSISTVANYEYGFFWYLYQDGNIQFEVKLTGILSTAGLHPGETPKYGNLVGPDLYAPNHQHFFNVRMDMQIDGNDNSVYEVNVVSEETGEDNPRENAFYAKSTLLESELQARRDIKLETARYWKFVNDNVKNELGQSVGYKIVTGENCFPFASDNSSLLKRAGFIKHHLWVTPYNEDELYASGKYPNQHKGGDGLSAWAEQDRNIKNTDVVVWYTMGHTHVPRPEDWPVMPAAYIGFMLKPVSFFNQSPAINLPPQPKKNSCSSSVKPADSCH, via the coding sequence ATGACACACCTGATTACGCTTGCCAATCACCCGCTGGAGCCGCTGTCCAAAGAAGAGATAACCGCAGCTGTACATATTTTGAAAGAGCAAAAGAAACTAACCGGAGCGGATCGTTTCGTATCTGTATCATTGAAAGAGCCTAAAAAAGAAACGGTCGTCGGGTTTGACGGGACGCAGCCATTTGAACGGGAAGCGTTCATCATTATTTTGAACAACAAAGAGAATGCAACTTATGAAGCCGTTGTTTCCTTGAATAAACAGCAGGTTGTCTCATGGGAGCATATTCCGGGCGTTCAGCCGACCATTATGCTTGATGAGCAGTCGGAATGTGAAACGGCTGTCCGCCAAAGCCCGCTGTTTATTGAAGCGCTGGAGCGTCTCGGCATCGAAACGCCGGAGCTTGTTATGGTCGATTTATGGTCGCCGGGCAACTGGGGGACGGAAGAAGATCAGGAACGGCGGCTGGCTCGTCCGCTCTGCTTTTTGCGCAGCGATGAAAAAGATAACGGCTACGCGCGTCCGCTGCCTCTCGTTCCGATTGTTGATTTGAACTCGATGGAAGTGCTGCGTGTGGAAGAATATGAATATACCAAGCTTCCAACCAAATCGTTTAACTATACGCCGGATCGTGTCGGTGAACTGCGCACCGGCATTAAACCAGTGGAGATTACACAGCCGGAAGGGCCGAGCTTTACGGTAAATGGACATGAAGTGGAATGGCAGAACTGGAAGTTCCGCATCGGCTTCAATTCCCGCGAAGGATTGACGCTGCATACCATTTCCTATTTGGATGAGGGCCGCGAACGCCCGATTATGTACCGCGCCGCTTTGTCCGAGATGGTTGTGCCGTATGGCGACCCGGGTCCGATTCAAAACCGGAAAAATGCGTTTGACAGCGGCGAATACGGAATTGGCCAGCTGGCTAACAGCCTGGAGCTTGGCTGTGATTGCGTAGGTTATATCCGTTATTTTGACGGCGTTATGACCGACAGCAAAGGCGACTTGTTTGTCATTAAAAATGCGATCTGCATGCATGAAGAAGATTTTGGCATTTTATGGAAGCATACAGACTGGCGCACCAACGAAGTGGAGGTAAGGCGTTCCCGCAGACTTGTTATCTCCTCTATTTCGACGGTAGCCAACTATGAGTATGGGTTTTTCTGGTATTTGTACCAAGATGGCAATATTCAATTTGAAGTAAAGTTGACCGGAATCTTGTCGACGGCAGGGCTTCATCCAGGCGAAACGCCAAAATACGGAAACCTGGTAGGGCCGGATTTGTATGCGCCTAATCATCAGCATTTCTTTAACGTCCGCATGGACATGCAAATCGACGGCAACGACAATTCCGTCTATGAAGTGAACGTTGTATCCGAGGAGACGGGCGAAGACAATCCGAGGGAAAACGCGTTTTACGCCAAATCGACGCTGCTGGAAAGCGAGCTTCAGGCGAGACGCGACATTAAGCTGGAGACGGCGCGGTATTGGAAATTTGTGAACGATAATGTCAAAAACGAACTAGGCCAATCGGTTGGCTATAAAATCGTTACCGGCGAAAACTGTTTCCCGTTTGCTTCGGACAATTCGAGCCTCCTGAAACGCGCCGGATTCATTAAACATCATCTGTGGGTCACGCCGTATAACGAAGATGAACTGTACGCATCCGGCAAATATCCGAATCAGCATAAGGGCGGCGATGGCTTGTCCGCATGGGCCGAACAGGACCGGAATATTAAAAATACCGATGTGGTCGTTTGGTATACGATGGGCCATACACATGTACCGCGTCCGGAAGATTGGCCGGTCATGCCGGCAGCGTATATCGGCTTCATGCTGAAGCCGGTCAGCTTCTTTAACCAAAGCCCGGCCATCAATTTGCCTCCGCAGCCGAAAAAGAACAGCTGCAGCAGCAGCGTAAAACCGGCTGACAGCTGCCATTAA
- a CDS encoding ammonium transporter translates to MFMFMPGLALFYGGMVSQRNILSTVMHSLSAFVIVTLVWVLWGYSFAFGPGVGGVFGGFDFAGFHHVGVEAKDGLTIPHLLFAVYQGMFASITTALISGGVAERIRFSAWIPFTVLWVSLVYAPMAYWAWGGGWLSKLGGLDFAGGTVVHILSGVSALVAALVVGKRRTYPHQTTPPHNLIFFMIGGMCLWFGWFGFNAGSALASGSLASLAVVTTQVAAAAGGVVWMAMEWKLRGKPTLVGAVTGVIAGLVAITPAAGFVSVLSSIPIGALASVICYWGLHAVKAKLQYDDSLDVFGIHGIGGIWGAIATGIFSSTKVNAAGADGLLHGNPEQVVIQIIDVLVAVGLAAVGTFVILKVIGLFVPLRVSAEHELTGLDLSLHGENAYNTFEAASSGLLRAQPEETHSAIAKIKPEITGV, encoded by the coding sequence ATGTTTATGTTCATGCCCGGACTTGCTTTGTTCTACGGCGGCATGGTCAGCCAGCGGAACATCTTGTCCACCGTCATGCACAGCTTAAGCGCATTTGTGATCGTTACCTTAGTCTGGGTGCTGTGGGGCTACAGCTTTGCGTTTGGCCCCGGCGTTGGCGGCGTGTTTGGCGGGTTCGACTTCGCAGGGTTCCATCATGTCGGGGTAGAAGCCAAAGACGGCTTAACGATCCCACACCTGCTGTTCGCCGTGTACCAGGGCATGTTTGCTTCGATTACGACGGCGCTCATTTCCGGAGGCGTTGCTGAACGGATTCGCTTCTCAGCCTGGATCCCCTTCACCGTCTTATGGGTGTCTCTCGTCTATGCGCCTATGGCTTATTGGGCGTGGGGCGGCGGCTGGCTGTCCAAACTGGGCGGACTGGACTTTGCCGGCGGTACCGTCGTCCACATTCTTTCCGGCGTGAGTGCACTCGTCGCCGCCCTCGTTGTCGGCAAGCGCCGTACATATCCGCATCAAACGACACCTCCGCATAATCTGATCTTCTTTATGATCGGCGGGATGTGCCTCTGGTTCGGCTGGTTTGGTTTTAATGCCGGCAGCGCATTAGCATCAGGCAGTCTGGCCAGCTTAGCAGTCGTCACAACACAGGTTGCCGCCGCAGCCGGCGGTGTCGTATGGATGGCAATGGAATGGAAACTTCGCGGCAAACCGACGCTGGTTGGCGCTGTAACGGGCGTTATTGCCGGACTCGTTGCTATTACGCCGGCAGCCGGCTTCGTATCCGTTCTGTCGTCTATTCCGATCGGAGCACTGGCAAGCGTAATCTGCTATTGGGGACTTCATGCCGTCAAAGCTAAGCTGCAGTACGACGATTCGCTTGATGTATTTGGCATCCACGGCATCGGCGGTATCTGGGGGGCGATTGCGACGGGCATTTTCTCCAGCACGAAAGTAAATGCGGCCGGCGCCGACGGCCTCCTTCACGGCAACCCGGAGCAGGTCGTTATTCAAATCATCGACGTGCTTGTTGCAGTAGGCTTGGCAGCCGTCGGCACTTTCGTTATTTTGAAGGTAATCGGGTTGTTCGTTCCGCTTCGCGTAAGCGCCGAGCATGAGCTGACCGGCCTTGATCTCAGCCTTCATGGCGAAAATGCGTATAACACTTTTGAAGCGGCAAGCAGCGGGCTGCTCCGTGCTCAGCCGGAAGAGACCCATTCGGCCATTGCCAAAATCAAGCCTGAAATAACGGGGGTATAA
- a CDS encoding P-II family nitrogen regulator: MKHLTIIVRPERVSSVTAALQAIGVTGMTISDVRGQGTQKGTRTLYRGVEYQTDFIVKNKIETIISDGLYDQAVEAIIEAARTGSIGDGKIFVSEISEVIRIRTGETGEHALGS; the protein is encoded by the coding sequence ATGAAACATTTGACGATTATCGTCCGGCCGGAGAGAGTGAGCAGCGTTACAGCCGCCCTGCAGGCCATTGGCGTGACCGGCATGACCATCAGCGATGTGCGGGGGCAAGGAACGCAAAAAGGAACCCGGACGTTATACCGGGGCGTGGAATATCAAACCGATTTTATAGTAAAAAACAAAATCGAGACGATTATTAGCGACGGATTGTACGATCAGGCTGTCGAAGCCATTATTGAAGCTGCACGGACCGGATCGATCGGGGACGGCAAAATTTTCGTTTCGGAGATATCTGAAGTTATCCGCATCCGGACCGGAGAAACAGGGGAACACGCGCTTGGCAGCTGA